Proteins co-encoded in one Metabacillus sp. KUDC1714 genomic window:
- a CDS encoding rhamnogalacturonan lyase family protein: MNTKKQNKGKKFFAILLSLLLLLSSAPILPHDANAEELVEKKFDFGTGDSAVMEGYTKVTNETGYTAERTFGFADTSKVTATDRATSDPLKSDFTLTVETSFIVDLPNGDYAVTVVTGDEKEATEIGVKAENIQKIQNTSIQAGEFVERSFDIALVDGQLTLEFTGTTPKLNGLVIEKLPERTAGEHPTVFIAGDSTVQTYDEYWKPEAGWGQMIPRFFSSDITFENHAIGGRSSKSFINEGRLDAVLRELKPNDYFFIQFGHNDATISRPERYASVPDYKNYLKTYINGARQRGAEPVLITPVGRRDFNADTGKFNVSFPEYVQGMKEVAEELEVTLVDLSTLSVAYYDSIGPEGTLSVFLHTEPGMYTAFPNGSQDNTHFQEYGAIQLARLISGDVKELDIPLSSYVTDIEPPANVPAKPTGVVASSISNAGAVLTWNEVESADIYKIYRKLSTDSEYDLIGTATVPRLNITGMEEDKAYDVIVTAINGKGESEQSDVVNIQTKKATTKFDFGLAGNPVAEGYTEVNLSTVYTKERGYGIVDATGMIGRDRGTGGDLLRDWLGYFNVGWKFNADVPNGLYAVKVYVGDFLGSARTTVQIEGQDYGQISAPSKNYTEKVIPQVSVKDGQMNFDFGGSTGIVNGVELTPVLLAPSELKVEAKNIDVSKPSVTLSWKSVEEAVKYNVYRKVVGSDSIELIDSTTTNSFTDTSVQVGMNYEYSVTTIDRIDVETVPSMPLEVSMIDDSQPVPQAPENLEVGKVNKNDLIISWSGVEGAITYNIYRSEKKDGTYELVGRTDKISYKDETVLTTIPYFYKVAAVNAGGISEHSDSIETPVVTVLKRQMEDLGRSPVSIKTEEGVHVSWRMLGTDPENISFNVYRDGEKLNSSPITSSTNFVDKDGKTDSVYEIRAVLDGKEQKSQENIKVLSNNYLDIPLQKPEDGVTPLGDPYSYRANDASVGDLDGDGEYEVILKWDPTNSKDNSQAGYTGNVYLDAYELDGTLKWRIDLGKNIRAGAHYTQFLVYDFDGDGKAEIAMKTADGTVDGQGNVIGKAEADHRNSSGYILQGSEFLTVFEGKTGKELQTTDYEPPRGDVSSWGDGYGNRVDRFLAGVAYLDGEQPSIVMARGYYTRTVLTAYNWRDGKLTKQWTFDSNDDGNQDYAGQGYHSLSVADIDKDGKDEIVYGQMVVDDDGTGLYTTGLGHGDALHVSDFLPERSGLEVYAVQEHKDGEYGYDMRDAATGDIIWGQKTGQDTGRGLTADIDPRHSGAEAWAISGAWNSKIGGLHTAKGEKISESIPTSNFATWWDGDLLREVSDHNFDEAKGAGEGTIDKWDYENGKLVNLLTAEGTLSNNGTKGSPALQADLFGDWREEIIWRTEDSSALRIFMTTEKTDHRIFTLMHDPQYRLAIAWQNVGYNQPPHPSFFIGEGMKKPSAPNIDVVEVKRPDKTAPITKHEIEGKENTHWYLEPVTVNFIAEDNDSGIDMTHYELNEEVEKTGNSVKISNDGKHLLHYWSVDKAGNREEKNSVEINLDQTAPTITFSLKDAAEFSVDQEVRVSCLAEDKLSGISSSTCEDVIAPAYQLGLGTHSIKAEATDNAGNMSNASVNFMVTVNYDSLRNLTEHFLVQSGDKGKNAKPFISKLEAAKASEENGNKEARDGQIGAYINQIKAKSGKVFSEEHAEVLINLAQSIVK; encoded by the coding sequence TTGAACACTAAGAAACAAAACAAAGGAAAAAAGTTTTTTGCTATACTTCTTAGTTTATTACTTCTATTGTCGTCAGCTCCTATTTTACCTCACGATGCAAATGCCGAAGAATTAGTAGAGAAAAAATTTGATTTTGGTACTGGAGATAGTGCAGTTATGGAAGGCTATACGAAAGTGACCAATGAAACAGGCTATACAGCTGAACGTACATTTGGTTTTGCAGATACTTCAAAGGTGACTGCAACTGATCGTGCGACATCTGATCCTTTAAAATCAGATTTTACGTTGACTGTTGAAACTTCTTTCATTGTCGATCTTCCAAATGGAGATTATGCCGTTACGGTGGTAACAGGTGATGAGAAGGAAGCAACTGAGATTGGTGTGAAGGCTGAAAATATTCAAAAGATCCAAAACACATCAATTCAAGCAGGAGAATTTGTAGAAAGATCATTTGACATCGCACTTGTTGATGGGCAACTTACACTCGAATTTACAGGTACAACACCTAAGTTAAATGGATTAGTCATTGAGAAGCTTCCGGAGCGAACAGCTGGAGAGCATCCAACCGTGTTTATTGCAGGAGATTCTACAGTACAGACATATGATGAGTATTGGAAGCCAGAAGCAGGCTGGGGGCAAATGATACCTCGTTTCTTTAGCTCTGATATTACATTTGAAAATCATGCAATAGGTGGGAGAAGCTCGAAATCATTTATTAATGAAGGCAGACTAGATGCAGTTTTAAGAGAACTTAAACCAAATGACTATTTCTTTATCCAATTTGGACACAATGATGCAACAATCAGTCGACCTGAACGTTATGCATCGGTTCCAGATTACAAAAATTATTTAAAAACATATATAAATGGAGCTCGTCAACGTGGGGCTGAGCCAGTATTGATAACTCCTGTGGGACGCAGGGATTTTAACGCAGATACTGGTAAATTTAATGTTAGTTTTCCTGAATATGTACAAGGGATGAAGGAAGTTGCAGAAGAACTTGAAGTAACTTTGGTAGACCTAAGTACTTTAAGTGTTGCTTATTATGATTCAATTGGTCCTGAAGGGACACTTTCTGTATTTCTTCATACAGAGCCAGGAATGTATACAGCGTTCCCAAATGGTTCACAAGATAATACACATTTCCAAGAATATGGAGCAATTCAACTTGCAAGGTTGATTTCTGGTGATGTAAAAGAGCTTGATATTCCGCTATCTTCTTATGTTACTGATATTGAACCACCAGCAAATGTACCTGCTAAGCCAACTGGTGTAGTCGCAAGTAGCATCAGTAATGCAGGAGCTGTATTAACCTGGAATGAAGTAGAATCAGCTGATATATATAAGATTTATCGCAAGCTTTCAACTGATAGTGAGTACGATTTAATTGGGACAGCTACAGTTCCAAGATTGAATATTACCGGTATGGAAGAGGATAAGGCATATGATGTGATTGTCACTGCGATAAACGGTAAAGGTGAATCAGAGCAATCAGATGTCGTAAACATTCAAACGAAAAAAGCAACGACTAAATTTGATTTTGGACTAGCTGGAAATCCAGTTGCTGAAGGATATACAGAAGTGAATCTTTCCACAGTATATACGAAGGAAAGAGGTTATGGGATCGTTGATGCAACTGGAATGATCGGCAGGGATCGCGGAACAGGTGGAGATCTTCTGCGTGACTGGCTCGGTTATTTTAATGTTGGTTGGAAATTTAATGCTGATGTTCCGAATGGTCTCTATGCGGTAAAGGTGTATGTAGGAGATTTCTTAGGTAGTGCAAGAACAACAGTTCAAATTGAAGGTCAAGATTATGGGCAAATTTCAGCGCCTAGCAAAAACTACACAGAGAAGGTAATTCCTCAAGTTTCTGTTAAAGATGGTCAAATGAATTTTGATTTTGGTGGTTCTACTGGGATTGTAAATGGTGTAGAACTCACACCGGTTTTGTTAGCTCCTTCGGAACTAAAGGTTGAAGCCAAAAACATTGACGTTTCAAAACCATCAGTTACTTTATCATGGAAGTCTGTAGAAGAAGCTGTTAAATATAATGTTTATCGAAAAGTGGTTGGCTCAGATTCTATTGAGTTAATTGATAGTACAACGACAAACTCTTTTACTGACACTTCTGTTCAAGTTGGAATGAATTATGAGTATTCCGTTACGACAATTGATCGGATAGACGTCGAAACGGTCCCATCAATGCCACTTGAGGTTTCAATGATCGATGATTCACAGCCAGTCCCTCAGGCTCCAGAGAATCTTGAAGTGGGTAAAGTGAACAAAAACGATCTTATCATTAGTTGGAGCGGGGTTGAAGGTGCGATCACTTATAATATTTATCGCTCTGAGAAAAAGGATGGAACTTACGAATTAGTCGGTAGAACAGACAAAATAAGCTATAAAGATGAAACGGTTTTAACAACAATTCCTTACTTTTACAAGGTTGCTGCCGTAAATGCCGGTGGTATCTCTGAACATTCTGACAGTATCGAAACACCAGTAGTTACAGTTTTAAAGAGACAAATGGAGGATTTAGGTCGTTCACCGGTTTCCATTAAAACAGAAGAGGGTGTACATGTCAGCTGGCGGATGTTAGGAACAGATCCTGAAAATATCAGCTTTAATGTGTATCGTGATGGAGAAAAGCTTAATTCTTCACCAATTACATCAAGTACGAACTTTGTTGATAAGGACGGCAAGACTGATTCAGTTTATGAGATTCGTGCAGTCTTAGATGGAAAAGAACAGAAGTCACAAGAAAACATCAAGGTATTAAGTAATAATTACTTAGATATCCCTCTTCAAAAGCCTGAGGACGGCGTAACACCACTGGGAGATCCGTACTCATATCGTGCCAATGATGCGAGTGTGGGTGATCTTGATGGTGATGGAGAGTATGAAGTTATCCTAAAATGGGATCCAACAAATTCAAAGGATAATTCTCAAGCTGGATATACAGGGAATGTCTATCTCGACGCTTATGAGCTTGATGGAACATTGAAATGGCGCATTGATTTGGGAAAAAATATCCGTGCTGGTGCACACTATACGCAGTTTTTAGTTTATGATTTTGATGGTGATGGAAAAGCGGAAATTGCGATGAAAACAGCTGATGGCACGGTTGATGGACAAGGAAATGTCATCGGAAAAGCGGAGGCTGATCATCGAAATAGTTCAGGTTACATTTTACAAGGTTCAGAATTTTTGACTGTTTTCGAAGGAAAAACAGGTAAAGAGTTGCAAACTACTGATTACGAACCACCACGTGGTGATGTTTCTTCATGGGGTGATGGATACGGTAACCGTGTTGATCGCTTCCTTGCAGGTGTTGCTTATCTGGATGGTGAACAACCGAGCATTGTGATGGCCCGTGGTTATTATACAAGAACTGTGCTTACTGCATATAATTGGAGAGACGGTAAGCTGACAAAACAATGGACATTTGATTCAAATGATGATGGAAATCAAGATTATGCAGGACAAGGATATCATTCACTTAGCGTTGCAGATATTGATAAAGATGGTAAGGATGAAATTGTATACGGTCAAATGGTTGTAGATGATGATGGTACAGGTCTTTATACAACAGGCTTAGGTCATGGTGACGCACTTCATGTAAGTGATTTCTTACCAGAACGATCTGGACTTGAAGTTTATGCTGTACAGGAACATAAGGATGGAGAATATGGCTATGATATGCGTGATGCAGCCACAGGTGACATTATTTGGGGGCAAAAAACAGGACAGGATACAGGTCGAGGATTGACAGCAGATATCGATCCAAGACATTCTGGGGCTGAAGCTTGGGCAATTTCAGGCGCATGGAACAGCAAAATTGGTGGTTTACACACAGCAAAGGGTGAAAAAATTTCAGAAAGCATTCCTACTTCCAACTTTGCAACTTGGTGGGATGGTGACTTGCTTCGTGAAGTATCTGATCATAATTTTGATGAAGCAAAAGGCGCCGGAGAAGGAACAATTGACAAGTGGGATTATGAAAATGGAAAGCTAGTAAACTTACTAACCGCAGAAGGAACTTTATCTAATAACGGAACAAAAGGTAGTCCTGCCCTACAAGCTGATCTTTTTGGTGATTGGCGTGAAGAGATCATTTGGAGAACTGAGGATAGCAGTGCATTACGAATTTTTATGACAACAGAGAAAACAGATCATCGTATCTTTACGTTGATGCATGACCCGCAATACAGATTAGCGATAGCGTGGCAAAATGTCGGCTATAATCAGCCACCACATCCAAGCTTCTTTATTGGTGAAGGAATGAAAAAACCATCAGCACCAAATATCGATGTAGTAGAAGTTAAACGACCTGATAAAACAGCTCCGATAACGAAGCATGAAATTGAGGGGAAGGAAAACACTCATTGGTATTTGGAGCCTGTTACTGTGAATTTTATTGCTGAAGATAATGATTCTGGTATTGATATGACTCACTACGAGTTAAATGAAGAAGTAGAAAAAACGGGAAATTCAGTTAAGATTTCTAATGATGGCAAACATCTTTTACATTACTGGAGTGTTGATAAGGCAGGTAATCGTGAAGAGAAGAATTCAGTCGAAATCAATCTGGATCAAACAGCACCAACAATTACTTTCTCTTTAAAAGATGCTGCTGAGTTCAGTGTGGACCAGGAAGTGAGAGTTTCATGCTTAGCTGAAGATAAGCTATCAGGGATTTCCTCCTCAACTTGTGAGGATGTAATAGCACCGGCTTATCAGTTAGGGTTAGGGACACATTCTATAAAAGCAGAGGCTACAGATAACGCAGGAAATATGTCAAATGCTTCGGTAAACTTTATGGTTACGGTGAACTATGATAGTTTAAGGAATTTAACTGAACACTTCCTAGTTCAAAGTGGTGACAAAGGGAAAAATGCTAAACCATTTATTAGCAAACTTGAGGCAGCTAAAGCATCTGAAGAAAATGGAAATAAGGAGGCTAGAGATGGACAGATAGGAGCTTATATCAATCAAATAAAAGCGAAATCTGGTAAAGTATTTTCTGAAGAACATGCAGAAGTGTTAATAAATCTCGCTCAATCAATCGTTAAATAA
- a CDS encoding response regulator transcription factor, producing MNNYVVLVVDDDKEIRDGIEIYLKNEGMTVLTAQDGVEAIERLYEHEVHLILLDIMMPRMDGIATTFKIREQKNIPIIILSAKSEDTDKILGLQVGADDYVTKPFNPLELIARVKSQLRRYVKLGPFEGINKTIDLNGLTIDQAAKEVAVNGDAVKLTPIEYKIVELLMMNAGRVFSISEIYEKVWKEPCYNADNTVAVHIRKIREKIEIDPKNPRYLKVVWGIGYKMEK from the coding sequence ATGAATAATTATGTTGTTTTAGTAGTGGATGATGATAAAGAAATCCGTGATGGAATTGAAATATATTTAAAAAATGAAGGAATGACCGTGTTAACGGCACAGGATGGAGTCGAAGCAATTGAGCGTTTATATGAACATGAAGTTCATCTTATTCTATTGGATATTATGATGCCAAGAATGGATGGAATTGCAACGACATTTAAAATACGTGAACAAAAGAATATCCCGATTATTATTTTAAGTGCTAAAAGTGAAGATACCGATAAGATTTTAGGCTTGCAAGTAGGTGCAGATGATTATGTGACAAAGCCTTTTAATCCTCTTGAACTCATTGCTAGGGTTAAATCCCAACTTAGAAGATATGTTAAATTAGGACCGTTTGAAGGAATAAATAAAACGATTGATCTTAACGGACTTACGATAGATCAAGCAGCGAAAGAAGTTGCCGTTAATGGAGATGCGGTAAAATTAACGCCGATCGAATATAAAATTGTTGAGCTGTTGATGATGAACGCTGGTCGAGTGTTTTCGATCTCTGAAATTTACGAAAAGGTTTGGAAGGAACCTTGCTACAATGCGGATAATACCGTTGCTGTGCATATTCGTAAAATTCGTGAAAAAATTGAAATCGACCCTAAAAATCCAAGATATTTAAAGGTGGTATGGGGAATTGGATACAAAATGGAAAAATAG
- a CDS encoding sensor histidine kinase, producing the protein MDTKWKNRIAIIAWFFLVTYGISGVLSALSNNSEFTKQSYFKTMQFDDTVDQLLNYVNAFEISYPMKEDMKKSITVSNDEIEEHRYQYGDLTEQITSIEQQYESRINVALEKDNQKVADIYIKERDKKIEDITKNFESDEYIKDKIVKEKEQRIDEYYKELESYRGDFANYKEAFVYYLKNTTTGEVYTNLPENDSKSVDSINDKSMYFIRSFPTQKQSYLDMKEVPLHIANEEIINEITNNSNALYEGKIAISKKTPNSNFIMANYHDYNIQRIVFWIYTIGAIIALLISIIIEKKSKLLRRIKPNKWVGLYNKIPFDVALLLCGITAIITIAFIFDQPYLGYSVYILGILEIIIYHLITLSIFFGLTVVQGIYLYPRLKALPSDQEIWKNTLIAQFLQIVSTSFLNRRVGTQVFLLLAIVFSFGVGTVLIFVEQAFLLLYIPAFVIVGIPLFILIIKRIGYFNVIIRNTSALANGRFEPDVKIVGKSVLANLAKDINIMKRGVKTSQKAQAKSERLKTELITNVSHDLRTPLTSIITYSELLKNPELADDERSTYIEIIDRKSKRLKVLIDDLFEASKMASGNIELIKSKVDIVQLLQQALAEYNETIQASQVQFRVGNPDKPVYAFVDGQKLWRVFENLIGNILKYSLENTRAYINIKMENSEVIITFKNVSKYELSDDSDELFERFKRGDESRHTEGSGLGLAIAKSIIDLHDGVLDIDVDGDLFKVTIVLKEMND; encoded by the coding sequence TTGGATACAAAATGGAAAAATAGAATTGCGATTATCGCATGGTTCTTTTTAGTAACCTATGGCATTAGTGGTGTTTTGTCAGCGTTATCTAATAATAGTGAGTTTACGAAACAAAGTTATTTTAAGACAATGCAATTTGATGACACGGTAGATCAATTATTGAATTATGTAAATGCGTTTGAAATTTCTTATCCAATGAAAGAAGACATGAAAAAATCGATTACTGTATCAAATGATGAAATAGAAGAGCATCGGTATCAATATGGCGACTTAACCGAACAAATAACAAGTATTGAGCAGCAATATGAATCTAGAATTAATGTCGCATTAGAGAAAGATAACCAAAAAGTTGCCGATATCTATATTAAAGAAAGAGATAAAAAGATTGAAGACATCACGAAAAATTTTGAGAGTGATGAGTATATCAAAGATAAAATTGTCAAAGAAAAAGAACAAAGAATTGATGAATATTATAAGGAGCTAGAAAGCTATCGAGGGGATTTTGCAAATTATAAAGAAGCATTTGTTTATTACCTGAAAAACACAACAACTGGTGAAGTTTACACAAATCTCCCTGAAAATGATAGTAAATCAGTAGATAGCATAAATGATAAAAGTATGTATTTTATCCGTAGTTTTCCTACACAAAAGCAAAGCTATCTTGACATGAAGGAAGTACCTTTACATATAGCGAATGAGGAAATCATCAATGAAATAACCAATAATTCGAACGCTTTATATGAAGGGAAGATTGCAATTTCGAAAAAAACTCCAAACTCAAATTTTATTATGGCTAACTATCATGATTATAATATACAAAGAATTGTGTTTTGGATTTACACAATTGGGGCGATCATCGCATTACTTATAAGTATAATCATTGAAAAAAAATCAAAGCTGTTAAGAAGAATTAAACCAAATAAATGGGTAGGTTTATATAATAAAATTCCATTTGATGTTGCACTGCTTCTTTGTGGTATCACAGCAATCATAACAATTGCATTTATTTTTGATCAGCCCTATTTAGGTTACAGTGTATATATATTAGGAATTCTGGAGATAATCATCTATCACCTTATCACCTTGTCAATATTTTTTGGATTAACAGTAGTACAAGGAATTTATTTGTATCCAAGACTAAAAGCTTTACCTTCTGATCAAGAAATCTGGAAAAATACATTAATAGCACAATTTTTACAAATAGTAAGTACCTCATTCCTAAATAGGCGTGTAGGAACACAAGTGTTTCTTCTATTAGCCATTGTATTTTCATTTGGGGTAGGGACAGTCCTCATTTTTGTTGAACAGGCTTTTCTTCTTTTATATATACCTGCTTTTGTTATAGTAGGAATACCACTTTTTATTCTAATTATAAAAAGAATAGGTTATTTTAACGTGATTATTCGCAACACAAGTGCTTTAGCAAATGGTCGTTTTGAACCAGATGTAAAGATAGTCGGAAAATCAGTACTCGCTAACCTAGCGAAAGATATTAATATCATGAAGCGCGGTGTGAAAACTTCACAAAAAGCTCAAGCAAAAAGTGAGCGACTAAAAACGGAGTTAATTACAAATGTTAGCCATGATTTACGTACACCTTTAACCTCAATTATCACGTATTCTGAACTTTTGAAAAACCCAGAGTTAGCGGATGATGAACGTAGTACGTATATTGAAATTATTGATCGGAAGTCAAAGCGGTTAAAAGTGTTGATTGATGATCTCTTTGAAGCCTCAAAAATGGCTAGCGGGAACATTGAACTAATTAAAAGTAAAGTTGATATTGTTCAATTGCTCCAGCAGGCTTTAGCTGAATACAATGAAACTATTCAAGCTTCACAGGTGCAATTTCGCGTTGGAAATCCAGATAAGCCAGTATATGCATTTGTGGATGGTCAAAAGCTTTGGCGTGTGTTTGAAAACTTAATTGGCAACATCCTTAAATATTCATTAGAAAACACTAGAGCGTATATTAATATAAAAATGGAAAATAGCGAAGTGATTATCACGTTCAAGAATGTATCAAAATATGAGCTAAGCGATGATAGTGATGAGCTATTTGAACGATTTAAACGCGGTGACGAATCACGCCATACAGAAGGGTCTGGTTTAGGTCTTGCGATTGCTAAATCAATTATTGATTTACATGATGGTGTTTTAGATATTGATGTAGATGGTGATTTGTTTAAAGTGACAATTGTGTTAAAGGAAATGAATGATTAA
- a CDS encoding alpha/beta fold hydrolase has product MKENIIFIHGLTGTKDAFKKPMEYFNRQFNTYSYNLLGHGEDRGKAVDFTLTNLVSQLEDFYEQEGLKEAHLCSLSYGCYPSTIFAKKWNNKVKSLCFIGGHYNSPSQLFDVFKHYWEIRHEDYPTWLRKYSHDIYPKESLLDPYSIISNKIYYKYGLELNDNILKSAIQHRLKYDLRSDLSLLKVPILWVMGDHDSMYKSTLTDLNTVIPHVIYKEIKHAGHAANMFRPSCFRDMYEEFLTSLIVKAKG; this is encoded by the coding sequence ATGAAAGAAAATATAATTTTTATACATGGACTAACTGGAACAAAGGATGCGTTTAAAAAGCCAATGGAGTACTTTAACCGCCAGTTTAACACGTATTCTTACAATTTACTTGGACATGGTGAGGATCGAGGAAAAGCAGTTGATTTTACATTAACTAATTTGGTCTCACAATTAGAGGATTTTTATGAGCAGGAAGGACTTAAAGAGGCTCATTTATGCTCACTTAGCTATGGGTGTTATCCTAGTACGATATTTGCAAAAAAGTGGAATAATAAAGTGAAAAGTCTGTGCTTTATAGGTGGTCATTATAATTCACCATCACAACTATTTGATGTGTTCAAGCATTATTGGGAGATTCGTCATGAAGACTACCCAACATGGTTAAGGAAATATTCCCATGATATCTATCCAAAAGAGAGTTTGTTAGATCCTTATTCAATTATTTCAAACAAAATTTATTATAAATATGGTCTTGAATTAAATGATAATATTTTAAAAAGTGCGATTCAACATCGTCTTAAATATGATTTGCGAAGCGACTTATCTTTATTAAAAGTACCAATTCTGTGGGTGATGGGGGATCATGACAGTATGTACAAATCGACATTAACAGATTTAAATACAGTAATCCCTCACGTTATATATAAGGAGATCAAACATGCAGGGCATGCAGCAAATATGTTCCGTCCAAGTTGTTTTAGGGATATGTACGAAGAGTTTTTAACTAGTTTAATAGTCAAAGCAAAGGGGTAA